GCGGCGAGAACGTCCACCTGCTTCGGCAGGAGCTGGAACGGAACGTGGCGGCGTTCGAGACCTCGAGCGAGTGGCTGGTGGCGAAGCAGAGCCACGGACAAAAGGGGAAGACCGTGAACGCGCGCGCCGCCGTCGTCTCCCTGAACACGACATGGAACGAGGGGAGCCTCGGCATCAAGGTCTCCTCGCGGCTCCAAGCGACCGGATATTTGCGGCCGGACCTGCTCTTGCGCAGTCTCCTGCCGTCCTTTGAATTCGACCCCCGGCTCCTCCTCGTCTCGCGCGAGGCGATGTGGGTGGAGCGCGGTGGCACGCTACGGACACCCCTCGAGGTACTCGAGGAATCGGCGTTCTGGCGGCCCGTGCCTGTGGACTCGGCGAACCCGGGCCCGTCGGACCCTGCCCTGGAGGTGAATGCGACGAGAGATCATCATTAACGCTGGCTCCAACGAAACGCGGATCGCCCTTCTCGAGGACAAAGAGCTCGTGGAGGTCATGGTGGAGCGCCCCGAAGCGGTACGTCGCGTCGGGGATATATACAAAGGCAGGGTGAACGCGGTGTTGCCGGGCATGCAGGCCGCGTTCGTGGATCTGGGTCTCGAGAAGAGCGCGTTTCTCCACGCCTCCGACCTCCAGCCCGACAGCGACCTGGACGACCTCTTCGAAGACGAGGAGGAGACCGAGGACCGCAAAGGAGGCGGCGGCGGCCGGGGCCGCGGCCGGCGCGAGGAGGCGGCGCCGCGGATCGAGGATGCGCTAAAGAAGGGCCAGGAGCTCCTGGTTCAGATCACCAAGGAGCCGATCGGGACGAAGGGACCGCGTGTCACCACGCAGGTCTCGCTCCCGGGTCGATACCTCGTTCTGATGCCCGGCCACGACCACGTGGGCGTCTCGCGGAAAATCGAGGATCGCGCGGAGCGCGCCCGCCTGAAGGGGCTGATCAAGGAGATACGGCCGAAGAACGCCGGGGTGATCGTCCGGACGGTCGGGGCGGAGCAGGGGAAGAAGGAATTCCAGAGCGACATCAAGTATCTGGAGCAGCTCTGGGAGAAGATCGAGAAGCAGAGGGTGAAGGCGCCCGCGCTCCTGCACCAGGAGATGGAGTTCACGACCGGCCTCATTCGGGACATCTTCACCGAGGACGTCACGCAGCTGACCCTCGACTCGAAGGAGGAGTACCAGCAAATACTGAAGTACCTCGCGACGTATGCGCCGGAGCTCAAGTCGCGGGTGAAGCTCTATCGCGGTGAAGCGCCGATCTTCGACCACTTNNNNNNNNNNNNNGGCGATGGAGCGGAAGGTCTGGCTCAAGAAGGGCGGCTACATCACCATCGACCAGACCGAGGCGCTCGTGGCGATCGACGTGAACACGGGCCGCTTCACGGGGAAGAAGAGCCAAGAGGAGACGATCTTAAAGACGAACCTCGAGGCGGCCGAGGAGGCCGCGCGACAACTTCGGCTCCGCGACCTGGGCGGCATCATCGTCCTCGATTTCATCGACATGGAGGAGGAATCGAACCGGAAGGCGGTCGCGGACGCGCTGCGCGGCCATCTGAAGCACGACCGGTCCCGGACGAAAGCATTCGCGATCAGCGAGCTGGGGTTGGTCGAGATGACCCGCCAGAGGCAGCGTCCGAGCCTCGAGAATTACTTTACCGAGAACTGCGCGGCGTGCGAGGGCTCGGGGCGTGTGCTCTCGCTCCCCTCGGCGACGCTCAAGATCGAGCGCATGCTTCGGCGCGTGGGACAGCGCGCGAAGGAGAAGCAGCTGATCCTCCGCGTCCATCCGGACGTGGCGGTGCACTTGGTGGAGCAGAACGCCGACCGGTTGGGCCGGCTCGAGAGGCAGTTCCGGTTCCGCGTGGAAATTCGGGACGATCCGTCCCTGCGGCGAGATGAGATCCGCCTCTTCCGCGGGAAGACGTTCGAAGAGATCACGAAGCAGTTCGAGCGCTGAAGAAAGGGGTACCATGACAGAATCGCGCTATGCCGTCATCGAGGCCCAGGGTCTCCAGTACCGGGTGGCGAAGGAGGAAGAGCACATCCTCCCCCACATGGGTGCGGAGCCGGGCCAGGAAGTCACCTTCGACCGCGTGCTTCTGATCGCGGATGGGAAGGGCGTGAAAATCGGACAGCCGTTGGTCGAGGGCGCTTCGGTGAAGGTCCAGGTTCTCGGCACGGAGAGAGGCCCCAAGATCCAAGTCGGCGTCTACAAGCGGCGGAAGAAGTACCGCCGGAAGATCGGTTACCGGGACACCCTGACGCGGGTGAAGATCCTGGACATCCGCGGTTAAGCGGAGAGGAGCGGGAGAGAAATGGCGCACAAAAAAGGCGTATCAAGCTCCAAGAACGGCAGAGACTCGGCTTCCCAGCGCCTCGGCGTGAAGCGCTTCGGGGGCGAGTGGGTGAAGGCGGGCAACATCATCGTGCGCCAGCGCGGAACGTCGGTGGCGCCCGGACTCCACGTGGGACGCGGCAAGGATGACACGCTCTTCGCGTTGAAGGACGGCATCGTCATGTTCCGCCGCCGCGGGAAGAGCAAGATGTCGGTCTCGATCCAGCCCCAGCCGAGGGAGGCCGAGGCGGCGCATGCCTAAGATCGCGGTCGTCGGCGCCGGCAACGTCGGCGCATCCGCCGCGCTCTACGCGGCCGAAGCCGAGCTGGGCGACGTCACGCTGATCGACATCCTCGAGGGCGTTGCGAAGGGGAAGGCGCTGGATCTTTTGGAGGCCGGGCCCGTTCGCGGATACGACTCGATGATCGAGGGGAGCGGCGACCTGCGTGCCGTCGCGGGGAGCGACCTCATCATCGTGACGGCCGGCCTGCCACGGAAGCCCGGCATGTCGCGGACGGATCTCCTCAAGGCGAACGCCGACATCATTCGCGGCGTGGCCGAGGCGATCCGCGACCACGCGCCCAAGGCGTTCGTGATCATGGTCACGAACCCGCTCGACCTGATGACCTACCTCACGTACCGGATCACCGGCTTTCCGCGCGAGCGGGTGCTGGGGATGGCCGGGGTGCTGGACTCGTCCCGGTTCCGGACGTTCCTCGCGCAGGAGGTCGGGGTCTCGGTGGAGGACGTCCACGCGATGGTTCTGGGCGGGCACGGCGACACGATGGTGCCGCTCCTTCGCTACTCCACCATCTCGGGCATCCCGGTCGAGAACTTCATCAAGCCGGCCCGGCTCGCCGAGATCGTGCAGCGGACGCGGGATGGCGGCGCCGAGATCGTGAAGCTGCTCCAGACGGGGAGCGCGTTTTATGCCCCCGCTGCTTCCGCGGTCCAAATGGCCGAGTCGATCCTGCGCGACAAGAAGCGGCTTCTCCCGGTCGCCGCGTATCTGAACGGCGAGTACGGGCTCAAGGATCTCTACCTCGGTGTGCCGGCGTTGCTGGGTGCCAAGGGAGTCGAGAAGATCGTGGAGCTCACGCTGACCGCGGAGGAGAAGGCGGCATTGGCGAAGTCGGCCGAGGAAGTGAAGAAGGGAATCGCGGACCTCGCGCTGGAGCCCGCCGCGCGGTAGTCTGCGCGGTCCGGTAACAAGCCTAGACGCTGCGCGAAAAGAAGCCCCGGGGAGCCAACCTCTGGGCTAGTAGCGCCTCGGTTAGATACGGTGGAGTAC
The sequence above is drawn from the Candidatus Eisenbacteria bacterium genome and encodes:
- the rplU gene encoding 50S ribosomal protein L21 — protein: MTESRYAVIEAQGLQYRVAKEEEHILPHMGAEPGQEVTFDRVLLIADGKGVKIGQPLVEGASVKVQVLGTERGPKIQVGVYKRRKKYRRKIGYRDTLTRVKILDIRG
- a CDS encoding 50S ribosomal protein L27, which gives rise to MAHKKGVSSSKNGRDSASQRLGVKRFGGEWVKAGNIIVRQRGTSVAPGLHVGRGKDDTLFALKDGIVMFRRRGKSKMSVSIQPQPREAEAAHA
- the mdh gene encoding malate dehydrogenase, coding for MPKIAVVGAGNVGASAALYAAEAELGDVTLIDILEGVAKGKALDLLEAGPVRGYDSMIEGSGDLRAVAGSDLIIVTAGLPRKPGMSRTDLLKANADIIRGVAEAIRDHAPKAFVIMVTNPLDLMTYLTYRITGFPRERVLGMAGVLDSSRFRTFLAQEVGVSVEDVHAMVLGGHGDTMVPLLRYSTISGIPVENFIKPARLAEIVQRTRDGGAEIVKLLQTGSAFYAPAASAVQMAESILRDKKRLLPVAAYLNGEYGLKDLYLGVPALLGAKGVEKIVELTLTAEEKAALAKSAEEVKKGIADLALEPAAR